The following DNA comes from Miscanthus floridulus cultivar M001 chromosome 5, ASM1932011v1, whole genome shotgun sequence.
aagaaaaagcagggcgtcccataagGGGCACCGCAACATATCGCATCGATTCGGACCGGGACCCATTGAACcccgaaccgatcagaacacatAAGCATACAGCCgggaagcgaccgagctctcggcacccattcgcTTCTCTCACCAGACTTGGGaattgtccctctctcgaccgtttgtaacccctactataaacttttagtgctagtaacacgagtaacagcaacgaactggacgtagggacattctgcccaaaccggtataaacctcgtgtcctcttagcacaccatccgagccagacgcgcaatattagaaatttactagtcggtggtaactcgaaacaccgacagtattgtgctcaccccgcaggagccgcgaagagcaactctactTGAGCGTGTCATTAAGTTACCCTCACTTGGTTCGTGGGGTTCTTGCGGCGCTAAACGTGTGGGCTTAGTGTGGTCCTAATTAgctgtcgaaccaccaagtgaacagtcgacacaacggggactagcgtgttggcaagcacgtgaacctcgggataaaaattatcatgtcatccttgtcttcccgttggtttacaaTCCTCTtatacaagcttgtaattactttcatatacattgtgcttgtgtagttgctcttgtaattagttagcctgtgtagcttgctagttaccttcttgtttgtgtagtttgctagttaccttcttgcttgtgtagcatagaagtagctctcttgtgtGACTAATTCGGCTTGAATAACCTTGtttgtcacattgcttagtttgtatagctaagtaatttgtgctctataatttagcttgtgtagttttgttattgaatattgctagtgagtttatgtggctttgtgcttttgcttattagtggcataggtttgtgtgaccttgctcctagaatttaTTAGGTGAGCTCCTAGCTAGCTCGGCATCTTAGTGACTAGTTTATGAttttaaggtgcttgagaacatagatagaggggtgtagtcttgactagatcgatagttttaattctataTTTGTTTTAGTTAGCCGGcataattaattttagaaatgactattcatcttactctagtccgccatctcaaccttaCAATCAGGCATAATATTCAGAACATTCATTGAAATGCAGAGCTCGGAAAATAATAAAGGGCTTTTGTTTACTGTGCAATGGGACAGCAAATGCAAGGCATAAATCAGTCTAATTCCGATTACAACATGGGTAGGTTTGGATATGAACAACTCCATTTTAGCCCTACATATCGGATCACACCATAGGCAGGTAACTGAAAGTTCACTTACATAAGAATCAGTACAGAGCAGAACCAAAATGACTAACTCTAGAGTATGTGTTGTAAGACCAATAATTCAATAATCACACCATTTGTTAACACTCCAATCAAATATATTGAGGTGTTCCGTGGCGACCAGATCTGACCAAAATAGTTAGGCTTCAAGAAATTTCTTGCGTGGCATATTCATTTTGTGTTGGCACATGACATCAAGAAAGCCATGTGGAAAAAATGCTCTTACTCTCTTCTGAATCAATTGTGCACGATTTAGGCAAcatataagccatggctgaaagtactgtgctgatttgttgtgagagaaaaatactgttcgttggctgaaaaagtacggcttataagccaaacgaacatggcgaAGATCATACAGATGCTGAACAATCTCAAAAGCATTCATGTCATGACTCATGTATCTGAAGCTAAGGCATACAAAATATGGAAAAAAAATTGTTCTTAATGTCTTCCAAATCAATTGTGCATGCTTTAAGCAACATGTAAGATGATGCAGGTGCAGAACAATCTCAGAAGCAATCATGTCTGAAACTAATTCGTGGTGTATTAGCGGCATGGGAAAAAATAGGACACATGAACATTAGTAGAAAAGTACTTTATCGGATTCGAACCGATGACTTCTGTGTTACCAAGGCATTATTCTACCACTAAGTACGTATAATTTGAGAACCCTTACCATTCCAGAGTGCCCTATTAAGGTCTTCAATGGATCCATTTAGTACAACACATTGTCATCTATATACTAGGCTACAGATTAGCAGCACTGGTTCCCAAATTTGTTtgttagcttcaaaaaacaaagagGCTCCAACCAAAGCAATGAGAAAATTGTGAGAAAAAGTAAAGGTAAGGCTAGTAATAACACATTGTTCTGCAATTAATCTGATGAAGGCACATTTGTGAAGGTAATTACAAATCTGCATAAGAAAGAATGGAGAATAACGTAGAACACAGAGAAGGGCGGACGCACGGGGGGCCGGAGCTGCAGCCCCcggggtcttcaaagcccagcCCAAAACTCCCGTCCCCGAGACGAGCGCCGCAGTACTCGCCCTCCGCGAGTCGCCCCGTGCCCCCGTCCGGTCGTCCCCATCCTCGCGAGCAGGGGTCGCGACTCCGCCGACTCGCCCGGTCCTCCGCCCTCCGCGGCCGGCTCCGCCTTCCGCCGCCCAGCTGCCCCGCCACCCGGAGGCCGGAGCGCCTCGCCGACGGCCAGCTGCCCCGCGCCGGCGCGCCCCCGCCTGGCCGCCTCAGCCCCCCGCTCAGGCACCCACGGCCCACGCCCAGCTGGCCAGCTGCCTAGGCCGCCGCAGGGCCTTCTGCAGTTCTGCTGCTCCTCTCTCCTGTTGCCTGCTGCGGTATTAGCTTTTTTTCTCTTAAACAACAAGTAGATTTTAGCTGAACGCATTTTGGTACCAAAATTGCAGTGTTTTTAGCTGAATTTGAGCCCCTGCAACTTCTAAACGGTGTAGATTTTGATCCATGTCCTTAAACAAGATCGGTGGACCTTTTTATGTTCAGAACATATTTGTTTATGATAGATTGAATCATGTACATGTGAATTTAGGAGAAATTCTTTGATGAACATGCTAACATGCTATCTTGACAATTCATCAAATTATCTACAGAAAAGGAATCCATCAAACTATCTACAGAGTagcaattgattttttttcttccatCACTTACCTCATCATATTTGTCGTCATTAAAAGTATTTTTTTTCAGGCTAATTGCTACTCATGTTGTTATATCATTACATATAGCAAGTGGAATAGAAGTCAAATCAGGCGGAATTATGTCAGTATATTGTTTACATGAATGGAATTTTAAACATGATTCTTTGGCTGGGTTGCATTATGCGTATGGTCTTGTTTGGAACTGCTTTTGGAGCAACTTTTCACTAGAAAAAAAAACGGTGGAGCAACCAAACACGAAACTTACCCGCGAAACAACTATGAGCCGTTTTCTTCGTTAAGCAGCCTGTGAGGAGCTTATCTCGTCTTTTTCTTGCCGTCCTCGAGCGCCTCCCCACCGCAAGTGCCTCCTAGTAGCCTGCCTCCACTGTGATGAGTTCCTCCCGCTGAGCGTCCTATTCATCAATGTGTGCTGCCCCACCCGCTGGCTGCCTCCCCACTGTGAGTGCCTCCTCTTCGATTGCCTCCTCACTGATGATCTCCCCACTGAGCACCATCCTACCGACGAGCACCGCTGGATCGACGTGCTGCCCGTGGATTGGAGCTGTCGCCCTCGACCACCGCATGTGCCACCCCACATCTGCGCACACCCTTGGCCTTCGCCTCCCTATCGCCGGCCGGCCAGTTCCACTAAGCAGCAGGAGCCCTGCAGCTTGCCCTCTCTTCTTGATTGGAAGAAGCCGGAAAAATAAAGCCACACACAAAATGCTTTGCTTTTTACATGAGAGCTCCAAAAAGTAGCTTTTGTGGGCAGCTAGCCATAAGCTAGCTTTCTATAAGTTTAAGCCATTGAAAACAGGGCTTATATGTATATTTAGTGTTTCAGATGTCAGGTTAGCTTGCACATCATTTCATCATATTTGAAACTTAGGGTTTGCCAGTGTTTTGCCAACATGATATTCTTTTTGCAGCTAGATGGAACTTATTGTCTGATGTATTATGTTAAGCAATATATTTTTcctcaattcatcataaaatttTGTTTGGTTATTGACACCAGATGgagatttaaaaaaaaactgtGTTTATTTTGGCTTAATATAGATATATGTTCCATGCTACTTGGTCCAAAACACATGATACGATTGCCATGTTTTAATATTTGGGTGAGATAGTTTAATGCTATTGTTGGGTCTTGGGTGAGATAGTTTTATGGATACCATTCAAGTTTTCTTTTGGCAATTCCTTTTTGCACTTTGCACAGAACTTAACATGTGATACACtgtcaagcaacatattattTCTTTCTTTAGATTACAAATTGTGTGGTTATTGATGCCaggcctagtgcaagcggtagagtcttaccacctgtgaccggaaggtcccgagttcgagtcgcggtctcctcgcattgcacaggcgagggtaaggcttgccactgacacccttccccagaccccgcacagagcgggaactctctgcactgggtacgccctttattgaTGCCAGATAAGTTGAAAAAAAATTCCTATTTTGGCTTAGGTGGAGTCTATTGTACTTGCACCATGATTGTGCTGCTTGTTTGCCCTTGGCACTTCTTTGTTTCTAGATTGTATATAGGAAGGTCTTGTCaggtttctttttcttctttgttgaTAGTTTGATGGATTGCCAAGATACCATGTTAACATGTAAATTCCTGGACTACTTTTTGGCTGTTTATGTGTCACTAGGAAGCAGATTGAGCTATCACTCTAATATAAACCTTATCTTTAGATTTAACTCTACATTTTCATTTCTGATGAATTGTGGCACCCTACCTGTTACTGTTTTTTGGTGGCTCATGGGACTATTTCTTTTTACTGTTTCTAAGTTCTTTTGTTTGAATTTCAGGTGCTATCAACTTGGAAGATGTCAGATGAGGAACAAGCCCCAAGCTCTAGGAAGAGGGTTGCAGGTACCCAAATCAACAAGGATAATCCTGAGCCTGATGATGATGGACCAGAGCAAGAGATGGGTACATTTAAGAAAGCTACTGAGGAAGTTATGGCAACCCAGAGAATTGTAAAGGTTCGGCACCAGCAGACGTCATCAGCTCCTTCTTCTAATCCTTTCTCTGCAATCAGATTTGCCCCCACTGATTCTAGTGCTCAAACAAGCGCCCCTGTCCCAGAGGTCCAACCTTCAGATGTCAAAGCTGACGAGGGAAGCAATGGTAGTGGGAAACATACTTTGTCTGTGCCAGACAAGAATGCAGGCTCTGGTGTAAATACCGACTCCGCTGCCACAACTGAAGCACCACCTCAACCTGTTGAAACCAGTGACAAGGCAGAAGACACAAAGGATGAATCTGGTGGAGACAAAGTGGTAGTTGGAGAACCCAAAGAAAGTAGCTCCATGCCATCTGAAGTTGAGGGCAAAACAAAAGAGGGAGATGCTGAAGAAAAGGAAAGGGCAGATGAAGCTGGAAATAACGATAAAATTAGCAAGGATGATACTGAGAAGAAAGATGGAGGTGAATCAGAGACCAAGGATGGCTTCTCTGATGAGCAGAGAGATGCTGATAAAATTAGCAAGGATGATACtgagaagaaaggtggaggtgaGTCAGAGCAGAAAGATGCTGATAACAAAGGGCATACATCATCAGCAACACCCCTTTTCTCGTTTAAGAATCTGTCAAGTGGTCAAAATGCTTTCACAAGTCTGACCGGAACTGGATTTTCAAGCACATCATTCTCGTTTGGCTCAGCCTCTAAAGATGGCTCAAGTTCTGGCCCCCTGTTTGGGCTGAAAGCTGATGGTTCTTCGTTCCCTTCTTTTAATCTTGGTACTGCCAACAACGGGAGTTCTGCCACAGTGCTTGCTACTTCAGCAGAGGCACCCAAGAAATTTGCTATGACAGAGGGTCCTGTTGAAACTGGTGAAGAAAATGAGAACGCTGTATTTACTGCTGATTCGGCTTTGTATGAGTACCTAGATGGGGGCTGGAAAGAAAGAGGAAAAGGTGAACTGAAGCTGAACGTCCCTGTATCTGGCGGTGAGAGTGGTGAGAGAGCCCGGCTCGTCATGAGGACAAAAGGCAACTACCGGCTGGTCCTGAATGCAAGCCTCTACAACGACATGTCACTCAAGGACATGGACAAGAAAGGCGTGATGTTTGCCTGCATGAGCAGCATTGGGGAGTCACCGAGCAGCCTTGCCACATTTGCTCTGAAGTTCAAGGACACAGTCACCAGGGAGGAATTCAAGGATGCGGTGGAGTCTCACAAGACAAGCAAGGCACCGGACGTGCAGCTGAAGACGCCCGAGAACTCTCCGAAGGCAGCAGAAGTCTGAAGCTGCACTCGGGTCACGCTTACTCATCCTTTGTACGTGTCCAGGAAGGAGCTGAGAGATACTTTCTGTTATTGCGGAGTTCAAGAATCTGGTGTCATGACATGATGTCCTGAGTTGTGTTTGCATACGGTTCCCTGGTGCTGTTTTTGGAACAGTGGGTAGCCTGTCGAACTTTCATTATTACAGTCATAATAATCTTAGAATCCTGGAAATGAGACTCGTTAGATCTATTTGCTCGTCTTGTGCTCCGTTACGTTTGTTCTATCGGTTATCGGTTAAGCTATGCGTGACGTGCTATCTAGTTATTGTGTCATGAATGAAATATATGCAATTATGGGTGTCCTGGTTATTATATTCCActgagggcttgtttggatacatTCGTATCTATTTCAATCCATATGTATTGGATTAGATTGAAAAATCAACTAATTTTGATCTTAATACACGCGGATTAAGGTGGATATGAGTTCATCTAAAAGCCCTGACATGGAATATTGTTTTTCACTGCACCGTCTAGTCTCCGGGCAAGTTTCACTCTCTGGCCTTCGCTGGACAAGGGCCTGTTTTTAAAAGCTTATCGAAACAAGCCATCAAGATTCAAGAAGCAATGCTTGCCGTCACCAATCAGGAAGAAAGGAAACAACATCATTCACTTTGCCAAGTTCCTGGAATCGGATCCGTCTAAGCAAAAAAAGCCTATTATTTTTGCATTTTCCCTCTAATGAATAATTATGCATTTCTATTGATAAGTCCATTCAtccattttttttttggttcttcATCCTTGTGTAGATGTATTTGTAGATGTGCATCAACTCATCTTACAAATTGGGTTAGAATTTTATTTTTGCAACTGTTTACATTAAAAAGATAGTTAATGCCTCACTATAGAGTTTTGCACAAGGTCTAAAATTTTCTAGGATAGCCCTAGAGCGAGAGTCACGCGGAGCCTATGAGACAACCGGGTTGACGCCCTCGTCGGGTGCGGACATCAATGGTGGAGGCGGGCGGCACCAGGAAGGATGGATGAATGGAATGGGCACTCCAATGGATCTCCTTGTGTAgagatggaaaagaagaaagaaaaaggagaGAGAGTGAATGTTAGACTGACGAGTGGGTCCCGAATGAAATATACGGATTGAGGGCTTTTTTTGCGCAAAGTCTAGGAGGCGACTGGTCGCGCTCCAACTCCCCCGCACGACACCAGGCCGtgacgggccggcccagcagacACCCCCTCCCTTCATCCAACGTTGCGGCCAACACCCCGAGCTCCCAACTGCTTCTTTCCCCTTTCGTTCCGGCAGCGCATACGGGCCAACGAATCCGGCGTTGATGGCGGAACGCAACCGGCGAACGGTTGTGGACGGAGTTGCGGCGGGCGACGACGAAGGAAGTTCTTGGATTTCGCCGCGCGTCCAGATCGCCACTTTGTTCTGCATCTGCCTCGACGTGGTTGGGCTCCGACCCCAACAGCGGTTGTGGCAGCCTGGCGGTCCTCCCCCACCCCGACGGCGGTTCTCCCTCCAGCCGCGAGCCCGCGAGCGCCCCTCCCGCTGGAGCTCGTCGGAGGTCACCGGGCCCGCGCTCCCCGCCCGTCCGCTCTGGTCCGAGCTCCTCCCGCCTCCGTGGCTGCGCCGCCCACCGCCAGCCGTCCGTGGCCGTGCCGCCCGCTGCCGGAGCACGCAGACCGCCATGGCCCGCCGCCGGAGCTCGTAGGACCGTTAGACCTCCACGCGCTCCCGCCCAGCCATGGCCGAGCCTCCAGCCGCCCACCGGAGCTCGCCCCGCTCATGTATTCTATACACATGGCTTGTGCGCATGGTGAATCTGAGACTGGCCTTCCCAGCTCGATGTGCGCCTGATACTGAAAAGGATTTTTGGGCACTGAGAGGGATTTCCcaataacacgagtagcagctGGCATTTGAGAGGCTACTGATTCTGATATGCTAAAATCAGTTTAGTATATTTAAGTATCATCCAGTATATCGGAGCTCTTCTTGATGGTTTTTGTCTTCGATCATGTGTTCTAATTGCTGTAACCTTAGTTCGGTATTGATTGATTCAGACCTGCACATTACCGCATCTTTCTTTGCAGTGCTAATGCATCTTGTAAAATTCTGAATGTACTGAATGTCTTTGCCATCCTGATCGAGGAAAAAACATGGCGAAGAATTCAGGAAGATTGGATGTGTTTCGTAattgatagtttttttttctcattGTTTCTTTGTTTCATTTTTCAGtcatgtttttttaattttagatTTTAGTCACCCTTCTAGGTTCGAACGTGTATAAGAATTTGCCTTCCAGTTTCTTTTTTTAggctagtgttttttttttcaggttttttagtttcagtttttAGTCCTGTTTTTTTAGTTTCAGTTCTGTCATCTTTTTAGGTTTGAATGCACTCCTAAATCCTATGTATTAGTCGTATATTGAATTATTTCATCTTTTTCTCAATTATGTGTTTTGTGTTTTCTGGTTGTTAATTTTTTTAGTCACAGGTAATTTCAGTTTCGAAGGGCggacctggtgcaagcggtagagtcttaccgtctatgACCAGAAggttccgggttcgagtcgcggtctttccgcattgcacaggcgagggtaaggcttgccactaacacctttTCCCAGACCTCGCACAGAGCGAGTGcgctctgcactgggtacgtcttTTTTTTTTAGGTAATTTCGGTTTCATTTTTTCCACTGATTTGTACTACTGAGCCACTTGTGATGAGATATATGAAATAAGACTACGACATATGTGTTTCAAAATAGTTTATAGGTACCGACAACTTATGTTATATATGTCGTAGCTATTTATGTATTAAGCATGTAGCAACCTGTATATTAACCTTCTAACAAATTATATATACTAGCAAACGATAACAACTTATGTATTAAGCGTGTAGCAACTTATTTGTCAATTTTAGTTTTCATTATTAGATGTGACTTTCAATTGTATGTCTTTCCAAATCCTGCATATTAGTTGCCTCACGTACAATGTATAAGTTGTTACAAAAGGATAGCTATTGCACACATAAGTTGCCACAAAAGAATTTGCCTTCCAGTTTCAGTTTTCATTAGTTTTTTTTCGgtttttttagttttagtttttagTCTTgtgttttttaaatattttttttgtttcagtTATCAGTCACCCTTTTTAGGTTTGAATGCACTCCTAAACCCTACATATTAGTTATATAATAACTTATTTTTTCTcaattatttgttttgttttctgGTTGTTAATTTCTTTTTTAGTCACGGGTAATTTCagtttcatttttgttttgtcaTCGTTTCTTTTAGTTTcagttttatgttttttttatttttagtttttagtttttttgtttcattattagtcaagtttttttttattgtttttaGTTTCAGATTTTACTCacatttttagatttgaatgtgTTCCTAAATCCTGCATATTAGTTTCTACAAAAGGGTAGCCATTGAACACATAAGTTGCCATAAAAAAATTTGCTCCTAGTTTTAGTTTTCCGTCTTGTTTTTTTCTGTGTTTTTTATTTCTgttttcattttttaaaattttagttTTCAGTCACCGTTTTAGGTTCGAATACCTTCCTAAATCCTGCATATTAGTTGCTTCACCTACGATGTATAAGTTGCATATTTTTATATTTTCATTCTTTTTTTAGTTTCAATTTTtagtctttttatttttttatttcagcTTTCAATTTTCTTTTAGGttcaaatgccttcctaaattATGTAGTTGCCTCACCTACCATGTATAAGTTATTACAAAAGGGTCGCCAATGCATACATAAGTTGTCACAAAAGAATTTTCCCCTAGCTTgtgcaacaacttttatttttaggtttGTTACAATAATTTGCCCCCTAGCTTGTGCAACACCTTATATTTTTAGGTTTGCTGTAATAATTTGCCCCACAAGTTGTACAACTATAGTATTACATGGTAGTAacttcttttgatattttttgtcCCCCAGCTGCATACTATGTACCAACTTTAGCTTTACATGGTAGTAATTTTTGATTTTTGGCCCGCTGAGCTTGTGCATACCATGTAAAAATTTTAGTATAtttttggagtagcaagtttAGTATTACATGGCGGCAACTTCTTCATAAATCTCCTAGTATATTTTACACATAAATTGCTACTAAAATAAAATTCTTCGAAACATAGGCAAATTGGGTCTAATTTTGTTCGTTTCGTCACGTGGAACACACCAGTGCAAACGGAATTGAAAACGGATATATCATTCAAAATTATAgcaattttaaaaaaatattcagCTTTTTTTTTGTGCTTGCATCACCTTGCGTCATCGCATGCTGCAGGATCGGGGGAGGGAGTGGGGGCGAAGCGGAGAAGCCACATTCACCAGGGGtgagtaaggatggcaacggggatgtacccgtcgggtatcgccggaacgttctcttcctcgCTACGAAGAATTTATCCCGTCCCCGTCCCTGTTAACTGTCTTGGGTATAGATTTTtgtccatccccgtacccgtcgggcatcggtcaggtaacagatacccgacgggtattgcatacccgataaacaaggacacttggggtcgcagctttgcaatcagaGACATTTCTTCTTCACCCAGGTATAAGTGTCGGGGTCTCGGAGATGCCgaagagaaggagcgaggttgcgaggaggacgagcaaaggtggcagagagaccgaattGAGGAAAGCGATGAGCACgggcgctcgtgaggcaggcgtgcttgtgttGCTAGCAgagatggtgagaaaaaattgaactagggttcctagaacacacaaactatatatatgattgttcagatttgggtcAAAATACCTatattgagcttctttgggcctgatactcgcatgacagctcaaatagtcgggttccccaacgggtaacggggacggataaacagggaacgttctcatacctgctatacccgtcggggatggattcttgtcCATTTAAATgtccgcgggtaaagatatgatcctatCCCCGTCTTCTAATGGATCAAATATCCATCGGGTATcggggcccgttgccatctttaggagCGAGGGGGACAGGAGTGGGGGGATCGGACACGTGTATCGATGTCGGACAGGGTCGTGCCTCTGCTTCTGCGCGACTCGTCGCGGCTCATCGTCGTCCTTTTTTTTTGAGTTAGTGCA
Coding sequences within:
- the LOC136455052 gene encoding extensin-like; this encodes MENNVEHREGRTHGGPELQPPGSSKPSPKLPSPRRAPQYSPSASRPVPPSGRPHPREQGSRLRRLARSSALRGRLRLPPPSCPATRRPERLADGQLPRAGAPPPGRLSPPLRHPRPTPSWPAA
- the LOC136450374 gene encoding nuclear pore complex protein NUP50A-like, producing the protein MSDEEQAPSSRKRVAGTQINKDNPEPDDDGPEQEMGTFKKATEEVMATQRIVKVRHQQTSSAPSSNPFSAIRFAPTDSSAQTSAPVPEVQPSDVKADEGSNGSGKHTLSVPDKNAGSGVNTDSAATTEAPPQPVETSDKAEDTKDESGGDKVVVGEPKESSSMPSEVEGKTKEGDAEEKERADEAGNNDKISKDDTEKKDGGESETKDGFSDEQRDADKISKDDTEKKGGGESEQKDADNKGHTSSATPLFSFKNLSSGQNAFTSLTGTGFSSTSFSFGSASKDGSSSGPLFGLKADGSSFPSFNLGTANNGSSATVLATSAEAPKKFAMTEGPVETGEENENAVFTADSALYEYLDGGWKERGKGELKLNVPVSGGESGERARLVMRTKGNYRLVLNASLYNDMSLKDMDKKGVMFACMSSIGESPSSLATFALKFKDTVTREEFKDAVESHKTSKAPDVQLKTPENSPKAAEV